A single window of Rhodamnia argentea isolate NSW1041297 chromosome 5, ASM2092103v1, whole genome shotgun sequence DNA harbors:
- the LOC115743816 gene encoding probable LRR receptor-like serine/threonine-protein kinase At3g47570 — protein sequence MQFLGLRFAKSPFRRFVIVIIIALGFARVSSLSNETDKSALLAFKAGIIDDPLGVLSSWNNTVSLCRWYGVTCSRQHHNRVTVLDLNSQKLTGSISPHIGNLSFLRKLWLINNSFHHEIPSQIGRLHRLRYLSLSKNSLTGEIPKNTSGCLNLLALGMHHNQLNGEVPPEIGSLVKLQALHLGANHLTGSVPSSIGNLSSLEDLTLQENYLGGSLPQSLGLLTKLTSLGLGENRLSGTVPPSLYNLSSLLGFDVGYNQIHGSLPTTIGFGLPNLEFFGIEENQFVGSIPLSMPNNATNLRTLQLGSNKLSGKVPSFESLRNLQGLSIEFNHLGSGGFGDLSFLCSLTNITSLNGLSILDNRLGGLLPAYIGNLSINMTWLGLGMNPIFGEIPKTIGNLVNLEVLWMGNNFLSGAIPSELGNLQNLTVLILCNNNLSGVIPSSLQKTKKLLKLYLDGNQLYGHIPSHLEKCQNLMELDLANNNLNGSIFPAIKTLLSLNLSHNRLSGALSAEVGKIEHLITLDISGNMFGGEIPSTLGDCDGLEVLKMKDNHFQGSIPQSFSSLRSIEDLDLSNNNLSGEIPKFLETFHFLEILNLSYNNFEGMLPTEGVFKNASATFIAGNNKICGGIPEFQLPKCISSHSKSKGVALKLKLSLSVIFGILGVVLVLVLVYVCWLKKKKAREPTSSFTAETKQNLSYGTLLKATDGFSSTNLIGVGSFGSVYKGILQENGTKVAVKVLNLTHHGVIKSFKAECEALKRMKHRNLLKVLAVCSSTDYGGNDFKALVYELMVNGSLEEWLHPSLISTNADGPSKKLSLIHRIKISIDVAFALDYLHNQCHSTIVHCDIKPSNVLLDDEMVGHVGDFGLSKIILESTCYTNIDISSVGLRGTIGYAAPEYGMGSVVSTEGDVYSYGILLLEMLTGISPAAEIFKENSNLHNFVVEALPERVLEITDPFLVQEVENDACQTRKSTIQDCLLMIYRIGIACSVRVPRERMSITDVAAQLGSIRDRLYEAG from the exons ATGCAATTTCTGGGTCTTAGATTCGCAAAATCACCATTCCGTCGCTTCGTTATTGTGATTATAATTGCATTGGGCTTTGCACGAGTCTCCTCGTTATCGAATGAAACCGACAAGTCTGCATTGCTTGCATTCAAGGCTGGGATAATCGATGACCCTCTCGGTGTGCTTAGCTCTTGGAACAATACGGTTAGCCTCTGCCGATGGTACGGCGTCACGTGCAGTCGCCAACATCACAACAGAGTCACCGTATTGGACCTGAATTCCCAGAAGCTCACAGGATCTATCTCTCCTCACATCGGGAACCTCAGCTTCCTGAGAAAACTGTGGCTCATCAATAACAGCTTTCACCACGAAATCCCTTCCCAAATCGGCCGGTTGCACCGCCTACGCTACTTATCGTTGTCCAAAAATTCTCTCACAGGCGAAATCCCCAAGAACACTTCGGGTTGCCTTAACCTTCTTGCCCTCGGAATGCATCATAACCAACTGAATGGAGAAGTTCCTCCAGAGATCGGTTCATTGGTGAAGCTTCAGGCCCTTCATTTAGGAGCAAACCATCTAACAGGAAGTGTCCCTTCTTCCATCGGGAACTTATCATCGTTGGAGGATCTTACTCTTCAGGAAAACTACTTGGGCGGGAGTCTTCCTCAGTCTCTAGGCCTACTGACCAAACTAACATCACTCGGTCTAGGAGAAAATCGGTTGTCCGGTACGGTTCCGCCTTCCCTCTACAATTTGTCTTCATTGTTAGGATTTGATGTAGGATATAACCAAATACATGGAAGTCTTCCCACCACGATCGGCTTTGGTCTTCCCAACTTAGAATTTTTCGGCATTGAAGAGAACCAGTTTGTCGGATCAATTCCTCTGTCCATGCCTAATAATGCCACAAATCTACGAACACTTCAACTTGGGAGCAACAAACTCTCAGGGAAAGTTCCTTCTTTTGAAAGTTTGCGGAACCTTCAAGGGTTGAGCATTGAATTTAACCACCTTGGAAGTGGGGGATTCGGTGACTTGAGCTTCCTTTGCTCATTAACCAACATCACTAGCTTAAACGGGTTGTCTATTCTCGATAATAGACTCGGTGGGTTGTTGCCAGCATACATTGGTAATCTCTCCATTAACATGACATGGTTGGGATTGGGCATGAATCCTATTTTTGGTGAGATTCCTAAAACAATCGGCAATCTTGTAAACTTGGAAGTCTTGTGGATGGGAAACAACTTTCTTTCGGGTGCTATCCCGTCTGAGCTGGgaaatcttcaaaatttaacGGTTCTAATTCTCTGCAATAACAATCTATCGGGGGTAATTCCGTCCTCTTTGCAGAAGACGAAGAAATTGCTTAAATTATATCTTGATGGGAATCAACTTTACGGGCACATTCCTTCACATCTAGAGAAGTGTCAAAATCTGATGGAGCTCGATCTTGCTAACAACAATCTCAATGGTTCCATATTCCCTGCAATTAAAACTCTACTCTCTTTGAACTTGTCTCACAACCGTTTGAGTGGGGCCCTTTCGGCAGAAGTAGGAAAAATTGAGCATTTAATTACTCTGGACATTTCTGGCAACATGTTTGGTGGTGAAATTCCGAGTACTCTGGGGGATTGTGATGGACTGGAAGTATTAAAAATGAAGGATAACCACTTCCAAGGATCCATCCCTCAATCATTTAGTTCTTTAAGAAGCATTGAGGATTTGGATCTTTCCAATAACAATTTGTCGGGTGAAATTCCAAAGTTCTTAGAGACATTTCACTTCTTGGAAATTCTGAATTTATCCTACAACAATTTTGAAGGCATGTTACCAACCGAAGGAGTCTTCAAGAATGCGAGCGCCACTTTTATTGCTGGAAACAACAAGATTTGTGGAGGAATCCCCGAATTTCAGCTCCCTAAATGCATCTCTAGCCACTCCAAGAGCAAAGGAGTAGCTCTTAAATTGAAACTCTCACTCTCCGTTATTTTTGGGATTCTAGGGGTGGTTCTTGTCCTTGTCTTGGTGTATGTATgttggttgaagaagaaaaaagcacGAGAACCAACTTCAAGTTTCACGGCCGAGACCAAGCAAAACTTATCTTATGGAACTCTCCTTAAAGCAACTGATGGTTTTTCTTCAACTAATTTAATTGGTGTTGGCAGTTTCGGATCTGTTTACAAGGGAATACTGCAGGAGAATGGGACTAAAGTTGCTGTGAAGGTGCTTAATTTAACACATCATGGTGTTATTAAGAGCTTCAAAGCTGAGTGTGAGGCTCTAAAGCGTATGAAACACCGAAATCTTTTGAAGGTACTAGCAGTATGTTCAAGTACTGATTATGGTGGAAATGACTTTAAGGCTTTGGTCTATGAGCTCATGGTCAATGGTAGTCTCGAAGAGTGGTTGCACCCATCTCTAATATCAACTAATGCAGATGGGCcttcaaaaaaattaagtctCATCCATAGGATAAAGATTTCAATCGACGTTGCTTTTGCATTGGATTATCTTCATAACCAATGCCACAGCACCATAGTTCATTGTGATATAAAGCCAAGCAATGTCCTTTTAGACGATGAGATGGTTGGACACGTCGGCGACTTTGGATTGTCAAAGATCATCCTTGAATCCACATGCTACACGAACATAGATATAAGCTCAGTTGGTTTGAGAGGAACAATTGGTTATGCTGCTCCAG AATATGGAATGGGTAGTGTGGTTTCTACTGAGGGTGATGTCTATAGCTATGGCATCCTCTTGCTAGAGATGTTAACGGGAATCAGTCCCGCAGCTGAGATATTCAAAGAAAATTCGAACCTTCATAATTTTGTTGTGGAAGCTTTGCCTGAACGAGTTCTAGAGATTACTGATCCTTTTCTAGTTCAAGAAGTAGAGAACGATGCATGCCAAACCAGAAAGAGTACAATCCAGGATTGTTTACTAATGATCTACAGAATTGGGATAGCCTGCTCAGTTAGAGTCCCAAGAGAGCGAATGAGCATCACAGATGTAGCAGCTCAACTAGGTTCGATCAGGGACAGACTTTACGAAGCTGGCTAA